In Sporichthya polymorpha DSM 43042, a genomic segment contains:
- a CDS encoding PEP-utilizing enzyme, translating to MSELVEERVVTAISHDQIAAPGSGTWVLDASHCPRPVCRFAAPLFRSGFQRGFGETFARYGVLLDHMDVAVIRGFIYNQLRVLGAPPEAVNHPPKEIFDQILAGSPPHQERLATADLVWATRRWREDLERWDTLEKPARAARRDALDAVDLASLSDEELLEHLAICRDEVIEGWYVHHRYNGAALLPVGDYVVHALGWTGCSPSDLLMALAGTSPVSSGGGPELAALAAAVRTDPGAQALATAERDPAEIIDALAGWGGAVGAAFAAYERVVRFLAIEGEDSIGMPCTIEEPELMVSRLRAALAAPAVDPAQTAAQAACAAIREAVPPEHRAEFDDLLTEARLLYRMRDERAVHGDRAVGAVTRRALLEVGRRLVQRQLLDAPDHAVDLDYDEAAALLRDGVGPDPAEVARRVFWRLSADYRELPPIFGEVPGPPLPAEWLPPAAARIHVAFGFAIDAVLGDVGPTAAVEDGVVRGMPVGGGVREGIAKVLRGADDLDRIEPGDVLVTTSTGPAFNLVLPMLAGLVTDRGGLLSHAAIVAREFALPAVVGCAIATLSIPDGARVRIDGDAGTVTLL from the coding sequence ATGAGCGAGCTCGTCGAAGAGCGTGTCGTCACCGCCATCAGCCACGACCAGATCGCTGCGCCGGGCAGCGGGACCTGGGTCCTCGACGCCAGCCACTGTCCCCGTCCCGTGTGCCGGTTCGCCGCGCCGCTGTTCCGCTCGGGGTTCCAGCGCGGCTTCGGGGAGACGTTCGCCCGGTACGGCGTCCTGCTCGACCACATGGACGTGGCCGTCATCCGGGGCTTCATCTACAACCAACTGCGCGTCCTCGGCGCCCCGCCGGAGGCGGTGAACCACCCGCCGAAGGAGATCTTCGACCAGATCCTCGCGGGCTCGCCGCCCCACCAGGAGCGGCTCGCGACCGCCGACCTCGTGTGGGCGACGCGGCGCTGGCGCGAGGACCTCGAGCGGTGGGACACCCTGGAGAAGCCGGCCCGGGCCGCCCGCCGCGACGCGCTCGACGCGGTCGACCTCGCGAGCCTGAGCGACGAGGAGCTGCTCGAGCACCTCGCGATCTGCCGGGACGAGGTGATCGAGGGCTGGTACGTCCATCACCGGTACAACGGCGCGGCCCTGCTCCCGGTCGGCGACTACGTCGTCCACGCGCTGGGCTGGACCGGCTGCTCGCCCTCCGACCTGCTGATGGCGCTGGCCGGGACCAGCCCGGTCTCCTCGGGCGGCGGGCCGGAACTGGCGGCCCTGGCCGCGGCGGTCCGCACCGACCCGGGCGCGCAGGCGCTCGCCACCGCCGAGCGCGACCCGGCCGAGATCATCGACGCCCTGGCCGGCTGGGGCGGGGCGGTCGGCGCCGCCTTCGCCGCCTACGAACGCGTCGTCCGCTTCCTCGCGATCGAGGGCGAGGACTCGATCGGTATGCCGTGCACGATCGAGGAGCCCGAGCTGATGGTCAGCCGGCTGCGCGCCGCGCTCGCCGCCCCCGCGGTCGACCCGGCGCAGACCGCGGCCCAGGCTGCCTGCGCCGCGATCCGCGAGGCCGTCCCGCCGGAGCACCGGGCCGAGTTCGACGACCTGCTGACCGAGGCCCGCCTCCTGTACCGGATGCGGGACGAGCGGGCCGTCCACGGCGACCGGGCCGTCGGCGCCGTCACCCGCCGCGCCCTGCTCGAGGTGGGCCGCCGGCTGGTGCAGCGTCAGTTGCTCGACGCCCCGGACCACGCCGTCGACCTCGACTACGACGAGGCGGCGGCCCTGCTGCGCGACGGCGTAGGTCCCGACCCCGCCGAGGTCGCCCGCCGGGTGTTCTGGCGGCTGAGCGCGGACTACCGCGAGCTGCCGCCGATCTTCGGCGAGGTCCCCGGCCCGCCGCTGCCGGCCGAGTGGCTGCCGCCGGCGGCCGCGCGCATCCACGTCGCGTTCGGCTTCGCCATCGACGCCGTGCTCGGCGACGTGGGCCCGACCGCGGCGGTCGAGGACGGCGTCGTGCGTGGGATGCCCGTGGGCGGCGGGGTGCGCGAGGGCATCGCGAAGGTGCTGCGCGGCGCCGACGACCTCGACCGCATCGAGCCGGGCGACGTCCTCGTCACGACCTCCACCGGCCCGGCGTTCAACCTCGTGCTGCCGATGCTCGCGGGTCTGGTCACCGACCGCGGTGGCCTGCTCTCCCACGCCGCGATCGTGGCGCGGGAGTTCGCGCTGCCCGCGGTCGTGGGCTGCGCGATCGCGACGCTCTCGATCCCCGACGGGGCGCGCGTGCGCATCGACGGCGACGCGGGCACGGTCACGCTGCTGTGA
- a CDS encoding CpsD/CapB family tyrosine-protein kinase, translated as MGNFGGIRFGRRVLRRWWVVAVLIALGAGLAVATAPSAAERLRSSPGSASTELVFSPDATTASTSQARQQLELASRVAAQPEVADAAAERNMLLRSDLFSDTVTVALDEEAGSIVVTATTGDDSPAAVEVAAAYAQAAADYIAATTGISLRPIGTPVAAPRTTERIPSDPYERGALGALAGLVLGVLLAGTIAPGRDGRLHDRRSLERAYRSSVLIEIPRTRARARYAGYVAFLARPTGTVAEAYRVLRCAVLNRGKQGEAAPRVIAVTSPNRGDGRSSVARNLAAALAESGRRVLLVDCDFGHPTAHYGVGIQPNTGLSDLLAAADPGARLAEVVQQTETPGVLVLSIGTRGGREPGQLASALPQVLTVARRLVDVIVLDSEPLACAGDALDALEIADAVLIVAKAGRTHRGAAKQTADLLERCGTVDKVAGLVLIGTSRETEVRTPYLITRPAAEYDNGTTAVPAWDDSPAELVGGRS; from the coding sequence ATGGGGAACTTCGGGGGGATCCGGTTCGGCCGGAGAGTCCTACGTCGGTGGTGGGTGGTCGCGGTCCTGATCGCGCTCGGGGCCGGACTGGCGGTCGCGACGGCGCCGTCCGCGGCCGAGCGTCTGCGGTCCTCGCCCGGCAGCGCGTCGACCGAGCTCGTCTTCTCCCCCGACGCCACGACCGCGTCGACCTCGCAGGCCCGGCAGCAGCTCGAGCTCGCTTCGCGGGTGGCCGCGCAGCCCGAGGTGGCCGACGCGGCCGCGGAGCGCAACATGCTCCTGCGCTCGGACCTGTTCTCCGACACGGTCACCGTCGCGCTCGACGAGGAGGCCGGCTCGATCGTCGTCACCGCGACGACCGGCGACGACTCGCCGGCCGCCGTCGAGGTGGCCGCCGCGTACGCCCAGGCCGCCGCGGACTACATCGCCGCCACCACCGGGATCTCGCTGCGCCCGATCGGCACCCCGGTCGCGGCGCCGCGGACGACCGAGCGCATCCCGTCCGACCCGTACGAGCGCGGGGCGCTCGGCGCCCTCGCCGGCCTGGTGCTCGGCGTCCTGCTCGCGGGCACGATCGCGCCCGGCCGCGACGGGCGGCTGCACGACCGACGTTCGCTCGAGCGGGCGTACCGCAGCTCCGTGCTCATCGAGATCCCCCGCACCCGGGCCCGGGCGCGCTACGCGGGCTACGTCGCGTTCCTGGCCCGCCCCACCGGCACGGTCGCCGAGGCCTACCGCGTGCTGCGCTGCGCGGTGCTGAACCGCGGCAAGCAGGGCGAGGCCGCTCCCCGCGTCATCGCGGTGACGTCGCCGAACCGCGGCGACGGGCGCTCCAGCGTCGCGCGCAACCTGGCGGCGGCGCTGGCCGAGTCGGGCCGGCGCGTGCTGCTCGTCGACTGCGACTTCGGGCACCCCACCGCCCACTACGGCGTGGGCATCCAGCCCAACACCGGCCTGTCGGACCTGCTCGCCGCCGCCGACCCCGGCGCGCGGCTCGCGGAGGTCGTGCAGCAGACCGAGACCCCCGGGGTGCTCGTCCTCTCGATCGGGACGCGCGGCGGCCGTGAGCCCGGCCAGCTGGCCAGCGCGCTGCCGCAGGTGCTGACGGTGGCGCGGCGGCTCGTGGACGTCATCGTTCTCGACTCCGAACCGCTGGCCTGCGCCGGCGACGCGCTCGACGCGCTGGAGATCGCCGACGCGGTGCTGATCGTGGCCAAGGCGGGCCGGACCCACCGCGGCGCCGCCAAGCAGACCGCCGACCTGCTCGAGCGCTGCGGGACCGTGGACAAGGTCGCCGGGCTGGTGCTGATCGGCACCTCCCGCGAGACCGAGGTCCGCACCCCGTACCTGATCACCCGGCCCGCCGCCGAGTACGACAACGGCACGACGGCCGTCCCGGCGTGGGACGACTCCCCCGCCGAGCTGGTGGGCGGCCGCTCCTGA
- the coaE gene encoding dephospho-CoA kinase, whose product MRGVLIAVTGGIGSGKTTVTDLLEAKGAVIVDADVIAREVVEPGTPGLAALVEAFGPEILAADGALDRPRLAAIAFADPDARARLNGIVHPLVRARSKELTEGAPPGSIVVQAIPLLAETAGRGNFDLVVVVDVDPEVAVQRLVAWRGMTEEDARARIAAQASREERLAIADVVLDNSADRAHLETQVDRLWADLQRRARP is encoded by the coding sequence ATGCGCGGCGTGCTCATTGCCGTGACCGGGGGCATCGGCTCCGGGAAGACGACCGTCACCGACCTGCTCGAGGCGAAGGGCGCGGTGATCGTCGACGCCGACGTGATCGCGCGGGAGGTCGTCGAACCCGGAACGCCGGGGCTGGCCGCACTGGTGGAGGCGTTCGGCCCCGAGATCCTCGCCGCGGACGGGGCGCTCGACCGGCCCCGGCTGGCCGCCATCGCGTTCGCCGACCCGGACGCCCGCGCCCGCCTGAACGGCATCGTGCACCCGCTCGTGCGGGCCCGGTCGAAGGAGCTCACCGAGGGCGCGCCGCCCGGGTCGATCGTCGTGCAGGCGATCCCGCTGCTGGCCGAGACCGCCGGGCGCGGGAACTTCGACCTCGTCGTGGTCGTCGACGTCGACCCCGAGGTCGCGGTGCAGCGCCTCGTCGCCTGGCGCGGGATGACCGAGGAGGACGCCCGGGCTCGCATCGCGGCCCAGGCGTCGAGGGAGGAACGGCTCGCGATCGCCGACGTCGTCCTCGACAACTCCGCGGACCGCGCGCACCTCGAGACGCAGGTGGATCGGCTTTGGGCGGACCTGCAGCGCCGCGCCCGCCCCTGA
- the rpsA gene encoding 30S ribosomal protein S1 has protein sequence MTSTVEANPALHTPPQVAVNDIGSAEDFLAAIDETIKYFNDGDIVEGVIVKVDRDEVLLDIGYKTEGVIPSRELSIKHDVDPSEVVSVGDEIEALVLQKEDKEGRLILSKKRAQYERAWGTIEKIKEEDGIVTGTVIEVVKGGLILDIGLRGFLPASLVEMRRVRDLQPYVGKELEAKIIELDKNRNNVVLSRRAWLEQTQSEVRQTFLTTLQKGQVRSGVVSSIVNFGAFVDLGGVDGLVHVSELSWKHIDHPSEVVEVGQEVTVEVLDVDMDRERVSLSLKATQEDPWQQFARTHAIGQVVPGRVTKLVPFGAFVRVDEGIEGLVHISELAERHVEIPEQVVQVGDEIFVKVIDIDLERRRISLSLKQANENAGAIGDDEHFDPAQYGMPAEYDEQGNYVYPEGFDPETNEWLPGHEAAREKWEAQYAAARERFEAHRKQMRAAAEADAEAGAAAAAPSTYSSEGSSDTDGGTLASDEALAALREKLTGRS, from the coding sequence ATGACGAGCACCGTCGAGGCCAACCCCGCACTGCACACCCCGCCCCAGGTCGCGGTCAACGACATCGGTTCGGCTGAGGACTTCCTCGCCGCGATCGACGAGACCATCAAGTACTTCAACGATGGCGACATCGTCGAAGGCGTCATCGTCAAGGTCGACCGGGACGAGGTTCTCCTCGACATCGGTTACAAGACCGAGGGCGTCATCCCCTCCCGCGAACTCTCCATCAAGCACGACGTCGACCCGTCCGAGGTCGTTTCCGTCGGCGATGAGATCGAGGCCCTGGTTCTCCAGAAGGAGGACAAGGAAGGCCGTCTGATCCTGTCCAAGAAGCGCGCCCAGTACGAGCGCGCCTGGGGCACGATCGAGAAGATCAAGGAGGAGGACGGCATCGTCACCGGCACGGTGATCGAGGTCGTCAAGGGTGGTCTCATCCTGGACATCGGCCTCCGTGGCTTCCTCCCCGCCTCGCTGGTGGAGATGCGCCGCGTCCGCGACCTGCAGCCGTACGTCGGCAAGGAGCTCGAGGCCAAGATCATCGAGCTGGACAAGAACCGCAACAACGTGGTCCTGTCCCGCCGCGCCTGGCTCGAGCAGACCCAGTCCGAGGTCCGCCAGACGTTCCTGACGACCCTTCAGAAGGGCCAGGTCCGTTCCGGTGTCGTCTCGTCGATCGTCAACTTCGGTGCGTTCGTCGACCTCGGTGGCGTCGACGGTCTGGTGCACGTCTCCGAGCTGTCCTGGAAGCACATCGACCACCCGTCCGAGGTCGTCGAGGTCGGCCAGGAGGTCACGGTCGAGGTCCTCGACGTCGACATGGACCGCGAGCGCGTCTCCCTGTCGCTGAAGGCGACCCAGGAAGACCCGTGGCAGCAGTTCGCGCGCACTCACGCGATCGGCCAGGTCGTTCCGGGTCGCGTCACCAAGCTCGTTCCGTTCGGTGCGTTCGTCCGCGTGGACGAGGGCATCGAGGGTCTGGTCCACATCTCCGAGCTGGCCGAGCGCCACGTCGAGATCCCGGAGCAGGTCGTCCAGGTCGGCGACGAGATCTTCGTCAAGGTCATCGACATCGACCTCGAGCGTCGCCGCATCTCGCTCTCGCTGAAGCAGGCGAACGAGAACGCCGGCGCGATCGGCGACGACGAGCACTTCGACCCGGCGCAGTACGGCATGCCGGCCGAGTACGACGAGCAGGGCAACTACGTCTACCCCGAGGGCTTCGACCCGGAGACCAACGAGTGGCTCCCGGGCCACGAGGCGGCCCGCGAGAAGTGGGAGGCGCAGTACGCCGCTGCCCGCGAGCGCTTCGAGGCGCACCGCAAGCAGATGCGTGCGGCCGCCGAGGCCGACGCCGAGGCCGGCGCTGCCGCTGCGGCTCCGTCGACCTACTCCTCGGAGGGCTCGTCCGACACCGACGGCGGCACCCTCGCCTCCGACGAGGCGCTCGCCGCCCTCCGCGAGAAGCTCACCGGCCGTTCGTGA